In Staphylococcus lloydii, the following proteins share a genomic window:
- a CDS encoding acyl-CoA thioesterase: MMTERILVAERELEVNGYDIDAMGIVSNIVYVRWFEDLRTDFINQHMSYSEMMKNNISPILMKTEAEYQMPITIHDKPVGRCYLVKASRLRWEFEFEISSEHKMHCIGKQSGTFYNLQKQAVERVPEVFQNLIK, encoded by the coding sequence ATCATGACAGAGAGAATATTAGTAGCAGAGAGAGAATTAGAAGTAAATGGTTACGACATTGATGCAATGGGGATAGTGAGTAACATCGTTTACGTAAGATGGTTTGAGGATTTGAGAACAGATTTTATTAATCAACATATGAGTTATTCTGAAATGATGAAAAATAATATTTCGCCTATTTTGATGAAAACTGAAGCGGAATATCAAATGCCTATTACAATTCATGACAAGCCAGTTGGACGTTGTTACTTAGTGAAAGCGAGTCGCTTAAGATGGGAATTTGAGTTTGAGATCAGTTCGGAACATAAAATGCATTGCATTGGTAAACAAAGTGGCACATTTTATAATTTACAAAAGCAAGCAGTAGAAAGAGTGCCAGAAGTTTTCCAAAATCTAATAAAATAG
- a CDS encoding GNAT family N-acetyltransferase produces MRVERINADEAINLYQCMKQIDKETQFMLYLPDERTFETLKLYEDIQHNYYVGVKKNDGTIVGYISLHISNIEKVKHKGYITTGLMEEYQQQGFATKMFEETIAWARNQDLRRLELTVLTHNNPAINLYEKMGFMIEGIKRESIYMEGLYHDELYMAKMLNKEEPLAEANLW; encoded by the coding sequence ATGAGAGTCGAACGCATTAATGCAGATGAAGCTATTAATTTATATCAATGCATGAAACAAATAGATAAAGAAACTCAGTTTATGCTCTATTTACCAGATGAACGTACATTTGAAACATTAAAATTATACGAAGATATACAACACAATTATTACGTTGGCGTGAAAAAGAATGATGGCACAATTGTGGGCTATATATCATTACATATTAGCAATATTGAAAAAGTGAAACATAAAGGTTATATAACGACTGGTTTAATGGAAGAATATCAACAACAAGGGTTTGCTACTAAAATGTTTGAGGAAACCATTGCTTGGGCAAGGAACCAAGATTTAAGACGTTTAGAATTAACAGTGCTTACTCATAATAATCCAGCCATAAATCTATATGAAAAAATGGGCTTTATGATAGAAGGCATTAAAAGAGAATCTATCTATATGGAAGGCTTGTATCATGATGAATTATACATGGCTAAAATGTTAAATAAAGAAGAGCCATTAGCAGAAGCGAATCTTTGGTAA
- a CDS encoding D-ribitol-5-phosphate cytidylyltransferase, with protein sequence MIYAGILAGGVGSRMGNVPLPKQFLDLDGKPILVHTVEKFLLTSEFDKIYIATPQKWISHTKDTLRKHDITDERVVVVQGGADRNETIMSIINAIEAENKITDEDVIVTHDAVRPFLTRRIIKENIDEVIKHGAVDTVITATDTIITSKDGEAIDSIPVRDEMYQGQTPQSFNINLLRDSYNALSEDDKKILTDACKILVVADKKVKLVLGELYNIKITTPYDLKVANSIIKGGMLSD encoded by the coding sequence ATGATATATGCTGGTATATTAGCTGGTGGCGTAGGTTCAAGAATGGGAAACGTGCCGCTACCAAAACAATTTTTAGACTTAGACGGGAAGCCAATATTGGTACATACGGTAGAGAAGTTTCTATTAACAAGTGAATTTGACAAAATTTATATTGCTACACCTCAAAAATGGATTTCGCATACGAAAGACACACTTCGTAAACATGATATCACTGACGAAAGAGTTGTAGTCGTTCAAGGTGGTGCTGACCGTAACGAAACAATTATGAGTATTATTAATGCCATCGAAGCGGAAAATAAAATTACTGATGAAGACGTTATCGTTACGCATGATGCAGTAAGACCATTCTTAACGAGACGTATTATTAAAGAAAACATCGACGAAGTAATTAAACACGGTGCGGTAGATACAGTAATTACGGCAACTGATACGATTATTACCTCTAAAGATGGCGAAGCAATTGATTCTATTCCAGTACGTGACGAAATGTATCAAGGTCAAACACCGCAATCTTTTAATATTAATCTATTAAGAGATAGCTATAATGCTTTATCAGAAGACGATAAAAAAATACTTACAGATGCTTGTAAAATTTTAGTCGTAGCTGATAAGAAAGTAAAACTCGTATTAGGCGAACTATATAACATTAAAATTACAACACCTTATGATCTAAAAGTCGCAAACTCAATCATAAAGGGTGGGATGCTGAGTGATTAA
- a CDS encoding ArgE/DapE family deacylase, which produces MSKFSDAEKVQILSDLVNIQSVNDNELDVCNYLHQLFKAHNIYSEIIKISDTRANLVAEIGSGKPVLGVSGHMDVVSAGNIDNWTYDPFQLTEESGKLYGRGSADMKSGLASFVISLIDIHEQGLLQEGTIRLLATAGEEIVGEGAKLYHSQGYMDDVDALIIAEPSQDRIIYAHKGSMDIRVSSTGKAAHSSMPKLGFNAISPLVKFIYKADENFKKFDKTNDLLGDPVLNATLFNGGTQVNSIPEFAQTEFNIRTIPEHDNKQFVSYFNEILKEVETEDTNIKVDTYMSRDPVYTTGKNSLVTLAQEMGRKYLNTELSALASPGVTDASDLLEHKDENFPFIMFGPGHISQAHQVDEHVDKDIYLTFIDLFTEMLPKYIKNLK; this is translated from the coding sequence ATGAGTAAATTTTCAGATGCTGAAAAGGTTCAGATTTTAAGTGATTTAGTTAATATTCAGTCAGTTAACGATAATGAATTAGATGTATGTAACTATTTACACCAATTATTCAAAGCACACAATATTTATTCTGAAATTATTAAAATTAGCGACACAAGAGCAAACTTAGTTGCAGAAATTGGCTCAGGTAAACCTGTATTAGGCGTCTCAGGTCATATGGATGTTGTATCTGCTGGGAATATCGATAATTGGACGTATGATCCATTCCAATTAACTGAAGAATCAGGGAAATTGTATGGTAGAGGCTCAGCTGACATGAAATCTGGTTTAGCTTCATTTGTAATTAGTCTTATTGATATTCATGAACAAGGCTTATTACAAGAAGGTACTATCCGTTTACTTGCCACTGCCGGCGAAGAAATTGTTGGTGAAGGTGCAAAACTTTACCATAGCCAAGGCTACATGGATGATGTCGACGCGCTTATTATCGCTGAACCTTCTCAAGATAGAATTATATATGCACATAAAGGTTCTATGGATATTCGTGTAAGTTCTACAGGTAAAGCTGCACATAGCTCAATGCCTAAGCTAGGTTTCAATGCTATTTCTCCATTAGTAAAGTTTATTTATAAAGCCGATGAAAACTTCAAAAAATTCGATAAAACAAATGATTTATTAGGGGACCCTGTTTTAAATGCTACATTATTTAATGGAGGTACACAGGTTAATTCTATCCCTGAATTTGCGCAAACCGAATTTAATATTAGAACTATACCTGAACATGATAACAAGCAATTCGTATCTTATTTCAACGAAATTTTAAAAGAAGTTGAAACTGAAGACACTAACATCAAAGTAGACACATACATGTCTCGAGATCCAGTTTATACAACAGGTAAAAATAGCTTAGTAACATTAGCACAAGAAATGGGGAGAAAATATTTAAATACTGAATTATCAGCACTTGCGTCCCCAGGCGTTACAGATGCTTCAGATTTATTAGAACATAAAGATGAAAACTTCCCATTCATCATGTTTGGTCCTGGTCATATTAGCCAAGCTCACCAAGTTGACGAACATGTTGATAAAGATATCTACCTTACATTTATCGACTTATTCACCGAGATGTTACCTAAATATATAAAAAACTTGAAATAG
- the tarL gene encoding teichoic acid ribitol-phosphate polymerase TarL encodes MSKSKIIIDDIYWERIQLFIEGHVEALEINNKNFMLRNLTETKELYANDVKVEGDKFTARFNVAILDDGNYLPNGEYLLVYKGDFDYIANINTSLLDPSNYELDEEQLEEYELIETQNGKNNFLLDHFKYVFKRGGNSKKTNYTVKPMISSEVNEFVLKIIFKMPAPKLNPVAKKIMEYQVKFNKYSYNIRNFMFKTIFYVTKFFHMRKGNLVLFTSDSRAEMSGNFEYIYNEMLRQNLDKKYDIRSLFKHNISARRNFFDKFRFPYLLGKADYIFVDDFHPLLYTVNFRKSQEIIQVWHAVGAFKTVGFSRAGKRGGPFFNSVNHRNYTKAFVSAENDIPFYGEAFGIKERNIIPTGVPRTDILFDKDYERKITEEMEEELPIIKGKKVILFAPTFRGHGHHTAHYPFFKIDFARLARYCEENNAVVLFKMHPFVTNKLNIPREYEQYFVDVSDIREVNDILFITDILISDYSSLVYEFAVFKRPMLFYAFDLEDYITSRDFYEPYETFVPGKIVQSFDDLITALDNEDFEQEKVPKFLDKHFKYQDGRSSERLVRTLFGS; translated from the coding sequence TTGAGTAAATCGAAAATAATAATTGACGATATATACTGGGAACGTATCCAATTATTTATTGAAGGTCATGTTGAAGCACTGGAGATAAACAACAAAAATTTCATGTTAAGAAATTTAACTGAAACAAAAGAACTATACGCAAATGATGTCAAAGTAGAAGGCGATAAATTTACAGCACGTTTTAATGTGGCTATTTTAGACGATGGAAACTACTTACCAAATGGTGAATATCTTCTAGTATATAAAGGTGATTTTGATTACATTGCAAATATTAATACGTCATTGTTAGACCCATCTAATTATGAATTAGATGAAGAACAATTAGAAGAATATGAGCTCATTGAAACTCAAAATGGTAAAAATAATTTCTTACTGGATCATTTTAAGTATGTGTTTAAAAGAGGCGGCAACTCTAAGAAAACAAATTATACTGTGAAACCTATGATTTCCAGTGAAGTAAATGAATTTGTCTTAAAAATAATTTTCAAAATGCCAGCACCGAAGTTAAATCCAGTAGCGAAGAAAATTATGGAATATCAAGTGAAATTTAATAAGTATTCATATAATATTCGTAACTTTATGTTCAAAACAATATTTTATGTGACGAAATTTTTCCATATGAGAAAAGGAAATCTTGTACTGTTCACTTCAGATTCAAGAGCTGAAATGTCTGGTAACTTTGAGTACATTTACAATGAAATGTTACGCCAAAACCTTGATAAGAAATATGATATTCGTTCACTTTTTAAACATAATATTTCTGCGCGTCGTAATTTCTTCGATAAATTTAGATTTCCGTATTTATTAGGTAAAGCAGATTATATTTTCGTCGATGATTTCCATCCTTTACTTTACACTGTGAATTTTAGAAAGAGCCAAGAAATTATTCAAGTTTGGCATGCCGTTGGTGCATTCAAAACTGTAGGCTTTAGTCGTGCAGGTAAAAGAGGCGGGCCATTCTTCAATTCTGTAAATCATAGAAATTATACGAAAGCATTCGTTTCTGCGGAAAATGATATTCCATTTTATGGTGAAGCTTTCGGTATTAAAGAACGCAATATTATCCCTACTGGGGTGCCTAGAACTGATATTTTATTCGATAAAGATTACGAACGTAAAATAACTGAAGAAATGGAAGAAGAATTACCGATTATTAAAGGTAAGAAAGTTATTTTATTTGCGCCAACGTTCAGAGGGCATGGGCACCATACAGCACATTATCCTTTCTTCAAAATAGACTTTGCTAGACTAGCAAGATACTGTGAAGAAAATAATGCAGTTGTGTTATTTAAAATGCATCCATTTGTGACGAATAAACTTAATATTCCAAGAGAATATGAACAATATTTTGTCGATGTTTCTGACATTCGAGAAGTGAATGATATTTTATTTATTACTGATATTTTAATTAGTGATTACTCATCTCTTGTATATGAATTTGCCGTATTCAAAAGACCGATGTTGTTTTATGCATTTGACCTTGAAGATTATATTACTTCAAGAGATTTTTATGAACCATATGAAACGTTTGTACCTGGTAAAATTGTACAATCATTTGATGACTTAATTACAGCACTTGATAACGAAGATTTTGAACAAGAAAAAGTACCTAAATTCTTAGACAAACACTTTAAATATCAAGATGGTCGATCAAGCGAAAGATTAGTAAGAACATTATTTGGAAGTTAA
- a CDS encoding glycosyltransferase family 2 protein — translation MKFTIIVPTYNSEAYIEELMNSLKNQTYDSNDFEVIVVDDCSKDDTLKKVKKYNKDLNLTVKKLDANSGGPGKPRNTALALAKGEYVFFVDSDDYINVDTLQDVSDFVDENNSDVILVKMEGVNGRGAPRSMFKKTEDGLTLAHSRIIYTLSPTKFYRTALLKEHNIYFPEDLKSAEDQLFTMKAYVHADNIATLADKSYYYATKREGEHMSSAYVKPIDFYKIMTLIVEEILNSDLENKKEIIGQFITRHFSFSRTRNFSLNVKADQTAVWMEALGDFVQTVPKEADQYVNEDIRPLLYYGRNKDFKNYKIVEQSYKNGEFYNSKLEGTALKIQFAENEPFFSFENITQPDVKMSQFDFNDQGFTIELQLVRTIFDPNHTSASMRIKLLSRNKKEVIYLPLTVNNQNRFKFVANLDEMMTYLKHEKVWDVVLEVTLGEMTFDKRIGSNRNKYKYKAETSTVGKQANNYFRFTPYFTKDYDNLSFYVTPIKVDDIFTVAPKGRQKLELTCNEFNYILTEGLTSIVVKDGFTYGYLSKVGNGAVFKYVLELQDKIKSKMFKNSFKLEAQNLTLNFNKEK, via the coding sequence ATGAAGTTTACGATTATTGTACCGACATATAATTCCGAAGCATATATTGAAGAATTAATGAATAGTTTGAAAAACCAAACTTATGATAGCAATGATTTTGAAGTTATTGTAGTAGATGATTGTTCTAAAGATGATACTTTAAAGAAAGTAAAAAAATACAATAAAGACTTAAATTTAACTGTAAAAAAATTAGACGCTAACTCTGGGGGACCAGGTAAGCCTAGAAATACAGCATTAGCTTTAGCTAAAGGCGAATATGTATTTTTCGTCGACTCTGATGATTATATCAATGTAGATACATTGCAAGATGTATCTGACTTTGTAGATGAAAATAATTCAGACGTCATTTTAGTAAAAATGGAAGGCGTTAATGGACGTGGTGCGCCACGCTCTATGTTTAAGAAAACAGAAGATGGTTTAACGTTAGCCCATTCAAGAATTATTTATACATTAAGTCCTACTAAGTTTTACCGTACTGCTTTATTAAAAGAACATAATATTTATTTCCCGGAAGACTTAAAAAGTGCGGAAGACCAACTCTTTACAATGAAAGCTTATGTACATGCGGACAATATTGCAACCCTAGCCGATAAATCATATTACTATGCTACAAAACGTGAAGGTGAGCATATGAGTTCGGCCTATGTGAAACCTATAGATTTTTATAAAATCATGACGCTCATCGTAGAAGAAATATTGAATAGTGACTTAGAAAATAAAAAAGAAATCATTGGCCAATTTATAACGCGACATTTTTCATTTTCACGTACACGAAATTTCTCGCTCAACGTAAAAGCTGATCAAACGGCAGTATGGATGGAGGCACTCGGTGATTTCGTTCAAACAGTACCTAAAGAAGCAGATCAATATGTAAACGAAGACATACGACCTTTATTATATTATGGACGTAATAAAGATTTTAAAAACTATAAAATTGTCGAACAAAGTTATAAGAATGGGGAATTTTATAATTCAAAATTAGAGGGTACAGCGCTAAAAATTCAGTTCGCTGAAAACGAGCCTTTCTTCTCTTTTGAAAATATTACACAACCTGACGTGAAGATGTCACAGTTTGACTTTAATGATCAAGGTTTCACTATTGAATTACAATTGGTAAGAACTATATTCGATCCAAATCATACATCAGCTTCAATGAGAATTAAATTACTATCTCGTAATAAAAAAGAAGTAATTTATCTCCCGCTTACTGTTAATAATCAAAATCGTTTTAAATTTGTAGCAAACTTAGATGAAATGATGACATATTTAAAACATGAAAAAGTGTGGGACGTGGTACTTGAAGTTACACTCGGGGAAATGACTTTTGATAAACGTATTGGTAGTAATCGTAATAAATATAAGTATAAAGCAGAAACAAGCACGGTAGGTAAACAGGCTAATAATTATTTCAGATTCACACCATACTTCACTAAAGATTATGATAATTTATCGTTCTATGTTACGCCAATTAAAGTCGATGATATATTTACAGTGGCTCCGAAAGGAAGACAAAAATTAGAATTAACATGTAATGAATTCAACTACATATTAACTGAAGGACTAACTTCAATCGTTGTGAAAGACGGCTTCACTTATGGTTATTTAAGTAAAGTTGGTAACGGTGCAGTATTTAAGTATGTTCTTGAATTACAAGATAAAATAAAATCAAAAATGTTCAAAAATTCATTCAAATTAGAAGCGCAAAATTTAACTTTGAATTTTAATAAAGAGAAATAA
- a CDS encoding alpha/beta hydrolase: MNYIKHITSSDGTKLYTKVNEGYTDNYEDSVNVIIVHGLAEHLDRYDELADRLQINGFNVIRYDQRGHGRSEGAQTYYDNDSQIVEDLQAVVSFVRTTYGNNIFLIGHSMGGYTVALYGTFYPNQVRGIVTSGALTRDNKGLFSEILEDSTLPKDSYIDNALGEGVCSDKDVQAKYELDDLVAKRISRGLIYSLDSGVDKLKTHAARFVDDVLIMHGLNDGLVSYEDALQFFNEIGSTNKSLRIYDTLEHEILNESKYNSTIFEDIIDWIQLKQSEQ, translated from the coding sequence ATGAACTACATTAAACATATAACATCGTCCGATGGAACTAAGTTGTATACTAAAGTTAATGAAGGCTACACTGATAACTATGAAGATAGTGTTAATGTTATTATCGTCCACGGCCTTGCTGAACATTTAGACCGTTATGACGAACTAGCAGATAGGTTACAAATTAATGGTTTCAATGTCATTAGATATGATCAAAGAGGTCATGGTCGTTCAGAAGGTGCACAAACTTATTATGATAATGATAGCCAAATTGTAGAAGACTTGCAGGCAGTGGTTTCTTTTGTGCGCACGACTTATGGTAATAATATATTTCTAATTGGTCATAGCATGGGCGGTTATACTGTCGCACTCTATGGTACATTTTATCCTAATCAAGTGCGTGGCATTGTTACTTCTGGCGCGTTAACACGCGATAATAAAGGGTTGTTTAGTGAAATTCTTGAGGACAGTACTTTACCTAAAGATAGTTATATCGACAATGCGCTAGGTGAGGGTGTGTGTTCTGATAAAGATGTACAAGCAAAATATGAGCTAGATGACTTAGTAGCTAAGCGTATTTCGCGAGGTTTAATTTACAGCCTTGATAGTGGTGTCGATAAATTAAAAACGCATGCAGCGCGCTTTGTCGATGATGTACTTATTATGCATGGTTTAAATGATGGCTTAGTAAGTTATGAAGACGCATTACAATTTTTTAATGAAATAGGTTCTACTAACAAATCATTACGTATTTATGATACATTAGAACACGAAATTTTAAATGAGAGTAAGTATAATAGTACAATTTTCGAAGATATTATCGATTGGATTCAGTTAAAGCAAAGCGAACAATAA
- a CDS encoding thioredoxin family protein, producing the protein MRQELHSIEAFHNFIETHRLTVLHVMRDNCSVCHAVLPQVEELVKEYDDVAFGVINQSEVEAIAGELSIFTVPVDIIYMDGKEMHRQGRFIDMQQLERQLSLMHDSLNK; encoded by the coding sequence ATGAGGCAAGAGTTACATTCCATTGAAGCATTTCACAATTTTATTGAAACACATCGCTTAACAGTATTACATGTGATGCGAGATAACTGTAGTGTATGTCATGCCGTTTTGCCTCAGGTTGAAGAATTAGTAAAAGAATATGATGATGTTGCTTTTGGCGTTATTAATCAAAGTGAAGTTGAAGCTATTGCAGGCGAACTTTCGATTTTTACAGTGCCAGTCGATATTATATATATGGATGGAAAAGAGATGCATCGTCAAGGTAGATTTATAGATATGCAACAGTTAGAAAGACAATTGTCACTTATGCATGACAGTTTAAATAAATAA
- a CDS encoding ribitol-5-phosphate dehydrogenase — translation MINQVYQLVAPRQIEVTYNNENIKSDKVIVRPLYLSICAADQRYYTGSRNEAVLEKKLPMSLIHEGVGEVVYDNKGQYKAGTKVIMVPNTPTETDDVIAENYLPTSKFRSSGVDGFMQDYVFLDHDRIVEVEDDIDLSTIAFSELVSVSWHALQRFERKSISNKNSFGVWGDGNLGYITAILLHKLYPEAKIYVFGKTDYKLSHFSFVENVYHIHNVPEGVTFDHGFECVGGKGSQSAIDQIIDLISPEGSIGLLGVSEYPVEINTRLVLEKGITMIGSSRSGAQDFQDIAKFYKENPDVVEKLSLLKGNEFEVKTIDDAVKAFEADLSTSWGKTVIKWTM, via the coding sequence GTGATTAACCAAGTTTATCAACTCGTAGCGCCAAGACAAATTGAAGTAACATATAATAATGAAAATATTAAAAGCGACAAAGTTATCGTTCGACCTTTATATTTATCAATTTGTGCGGCCGACCAAAGATATTATACTGGCAGTAGAAACGAGGCTGTATTAGAAAAGAAATTACCAATGTCTCTTATTCATGAAGGCGTCGGTGAAGTAGTTTACGATAATAAAGGTCAATACAAAGCGGGTACTAAAGTAATCATGGTACCTAATACACCAACTGAAACGGACGATGTAATTGCTGAAAATTATTTACCTACGAGTAAATTTAGATCAAGTGGCGTCGATGGTTTTATGCAGGACTATGTCTTTTTAGACCATGACCGTATCGTTGAAGTTGAAGATGATATTGACTTAAGCACGATTGCTTTTTCTGAACTTGTTTCAGTGAGTTGGCATGCACTTCAACGTTTTGAACGAAAATCAATTTCCAATAAAAATAGTTTTGGTGTATGGGGAGACGGCAACTTAGGATATATTACTGCTATTTTACTGCATAAATTATACCCAGAAGCTAAAATTTATGTATTTGGTAAAACAGATTATAAATTAAGCCACTTTTCATTTGTAGAAAATGTTTATCACATTCATAATGTGCCAGAAGGCGTAACGTTCGATCATGGTTTTGAATGTGTCGGTGGTAAAGGTAGCCAATCAGCTATCGACCAAATCATTGATTTAATTTCACCTGAAGGTAGTATTGGCTTACTTGGTGTAAGTGAATATCCGGTTGAAATTAATACGCGCTTAGTATTAGAAAAAGGAATAACAATGATTGGTAGTAGCCGTAGTGGTGCACAGGATTTCCAAGACATTGCTAAATTTTATAAAGAAAATCCTGATGTCGTTGAAAAATTATCATTACTTAAAGGTAATGAATTTGAAGTGAAAACAATCGATGATGCTGTTAAAGCTTTTGAAGCAGATTTATCTACTTCATGGGGTAAAACAGTTATTAAATGGACGATGTAA
- a CDS encoding alpha/beta hydrolase fold domain-containing protein, with protein sequence MIRKLLTIASASVLASYVYTKVKAKRSYPSFLFETMFRLSGMKKTFSSIEDAQVSLEKTKATTKGEYEGTSYHFNNDVVVQTIDNSSVYVVNAQENRQQNVILYIHGGAWYQDPLKHHFEFIDLLASSMNAKVIMPIYPKVPHADYQQTFNLLMKIYKQIITTVESAHQITIMGDSAGGQISLSFAQYLKQAQLLQPSNIVLISPVLDATFSNPEAPIYEKVDPMLGIEGSKFFTELWANDLPLTDWRVSPINGDLEDLGHVTIVIGTKETIYPDSLKLSQMLNRKNIKHDFIPGYNLFHIFPIFPIPERQQTIEQLKCIIGKY encoded by the coding sequence ATGATACGAAAATTATTAACTATTGCAAGTGCGAGCGTGTTAGCATCTTATGTTTATACTAAAGTAAAAGCTAAAAGGAGTTATCCTAGCTTTTTATTTGAGACAATGTTTAGACTGAGTGGTATGAAAAAAACTTTCTCGAGTATAGAGGATGCTCAAGTTTCGCTTGAAAAAACTAAAGCCACGACTAAAGGTGAATATGAGGGTACAAGTTATCATTTTAACAATGATGTTGTTGTACAGACCATCGATAATTCAAGTGTATATGTTGTAAATGCACAAGAAAATAGACAACAAAACGTTATACTATATATTCATGGGGGCGCATGGTACCAAGATCCATTGAAACACCACTTTGAATTCATTGATTTGTTAGCTTCATCAATGAATGCCAAAGTGATTATGCCAATATATCCTAAAGTGCCTCATGCTGATTACCAACAAACGTTCAATTTACTTATGAAAATATACAAACAAATCATAACTACAGTTGAAAGTGCGCATCAAATTACGATTATGGGCGATTCGGCCGGAGGTCAAATTTCATTATCCTTTGCACAATACTTAAAGCAAGCACAATTATTACAACCGAGTAATATCGTGTTAATCTCACCTGTATTAGATGCTACTTTTAGCAATCCAGAAGCGCCAATATATGAAAAGGTAGACCCGATGTTAGGCATAGAAGGTAGTAAATTCTTCACAGAACTGTGGGCGAATGATTTACCTTTAACAGATTGGAGAGTATCACCGATAAATGGAGATTTAGAAGATTTAGGTCATGTTACTATTGTTATAGGTACAAAAGAAACCATTTATCCAGATAGCTTAAAATTATCTCAAATGCTAAACAGAAAAAATATTAAACACGATTTTATTCCTGGATACAATCTGTTCCATATTTTTCCTATCTTTCCTATTCCAGAAAGACAACAAACAATTGAACAGTTGAAATGCATCATCGGCAAATATTAA